The Juglans microcarpa x Juglans regia isolate MS1-56 chromosome 8D, Jm3101_v1.0, whole genome shotgun sequence genomic sequence TTTGCTTGAGCCTCTTTGTACCTCCAGCTTTTGACTGGTTGACACATACACGCGCACACATGAAATTGAGTTTCATACCTCTTGTCAGATTGGGAATTTCCAACTTGAAATTTTCGTTGTAGTTGTAAATATTGATTATATTATCATTATGATGATTTTGTGCTGTTGAATTTGCAGCTCATGGATACTTTGGTTTAGTGGTTTGGCAATCAGCTATTTGATTAACTTGGCTAGCATTTCTTGCATTTATTTTAATGCTGTCATTTATCATGAATTCCTGCTGAATCTGGTTGATGAGCATTCCATCATAAAGATTGCGTTTCTTTAGCAATTTTATGCCCCTCTACTTTGGGGAGCAGGGTTTTCTTCTGTAGAAGCTGCTCAGTCCCTGGatgtttttctttgatttctgTTTCTTTATctttacatataaaataatttctttataaccAATTTGTTTGTGTTTCTGTAACTGAAGCTTATGCTCAAATTCATAAATGTAGAAATCCATGTATCAGTTGCGGAATTAAgttttttgtttatgtatttcatTGTGAAAAAAATCTTATAGACATAATTGAagatacaaaatatattatcaatataCCAATTTAGGGATGTGGTCTGTCATGGTTGCGcccttttctcttctttttttccttgtaaatcTTTCTCTAATCTTAAACTTAATATTGAAACtttgatcttattttttaatgaatgttCTTTGTGCCGATTGTGAGAAAAGTGTTATTAGAGCTCTCTGACTCTCTCGGTAATGTCTTTCATATACACTTGCTTTTGGAACCTCTAGTTTTCCTGTGATTTTCATTAGTTCTTGGGTGCACTCTTAACAATTTCATGCACATATTCTTAGGTCACGGAGAATGGAAAGCAGGAGCGCCATTTGGTTGCAACAGTGGGCAAATTTAGTGTGATATGGAACTTCTTACAGGTGAAGAATAGCTCTCATGAATGCTACCGCAATCAGGATGGTCTCAAGAGCTGCTATTGTTACAAGATAGTCCTGAAGGATGACTCCATAGTTGATAGTCGTTTCATGCATGAGAAATTTGCCGTCACCGATTCACCTGAGGCCCCGCTGGTCATTGCAACCCCCATGAAAGTCAGCTCCTTCAGCATATCCAGCAGGCGATGACATTCTCTGTCAAATGCTTTCGTTTAGAACTTTACTGTATTCTAGATTATTGTTTCATTAGGGCATGTTTCAAAATGAAGTCAGTAAAAGAGATTTTCTAGTTCTTCTGACTGTTTTAAAGGAGAGTTATAGATTGTCTTGCAATTTGCAAGCGATTTGATGTCTCCCAGCAATTAGTGTTGTATTAATGCTTGATGAAGCACAAGATGTTCTTTCTCTACTTTAGACCTATGAATTGAACTTCGGTTTAAATGAGTCTTGTTCTGTATCAAACTCCTGTTCTATCTAGTGATCGAAATCAAGCTTGCTTGGTATATTTTTCTCCTAATTTGTGCTATGATAATACCATCATGTGTTATTAGTTATGCTCATAAAGACAAACAGCTGAAAAATGCCAATAATTTAGGTgtcatttggattgagaaatactctcaatccatttcatctcatcttattattataattttatcaaattttcacataaaatataataatcaattcaatttttttaaattataaaacagtaataatattttaataatattttatttaacttttaatttttatctaaaattatttcatcttatctcattatctaaatagAATGATCTCCAGTATTTTCGAGGAAAGTTTTTTTCCCTCGTTTCACAGGTTAATAAAGCTCATAAAGAAAAAAGGTGTGGAAAAAGACTAGTTGATTTGCTTGGATGTTTAGGCCCAAATGTACATACAACGCTTATCGAATTGATGAGGTCCAAAACAATTAACTCAAAATCCCAACCCGTAATTGCACATACATGGTGGTTGCTGGCCCATTGTTAGATCATGGAGGTTTTGCTTTTGTCCAACTTGTTGGACTTCATACTTCTTCAACTACCCCTTAGCTCTAGCCAATATCACATACAAATCATGAGCGAGTTTGAGAACTTGGCCttatatagaggttatttcATTGAAGTGATAGAGTCTAACTTGACTTATGATATATTTTCCTTTCAGGAGTTTGAGTTATCTTCCTTTTAGGAATTTGAGTCCCTTCTTATCTTTATCTCTTAGCTAAAATTGTGGGGGACTCAAGTATCCCTTCTAGTTATCccgttaattttttttgtgctgACACATGGGATGTAATTTTGatgctttattaaaattttaagttttcaaaaCTATCCTCCATTTGGAAcgtaattgtaaaatagttgtataaaatttataagttcagcattttcaaacaaaaaaatgagcGCACGCACACATACACatgacacacacacaaatatatatatatatatatatgtatgtatgtattcatTACGAAGAACTTTCTAACCACTTCTATCGGATATATATGGTTTTGTCAAAAGGTTAGGCTGATCAtgtattacatatatattaattaatttctagaCCTAATGGAAGtcgaattaattattaaacttaCTGGAATTGACTATGTTAAGTAATTAAGTTGCATCTGTGAAGTCATTTTCTTATGGGGCCATTGAATAGATGTATTTTTAGGGGCAGCTTTATCAGTAGGTGTACCTAATTAATTGGGTTTGCTCAACCAATCCTTTCGTAATCACTAGCCAATTCTaccacactatatatatacacacacacacgacacTTTCCTTGCAcccaaacaatattttatcacctGATCAGACGGCGAAATTCGTTACAGAAAGGAACAACTCAACGTTTTCGATctgtaaaaagaataaactaattGGTTGGCACAAATTAAGAGTCTTTACGTACAATATATATTTGGCTACATAACGTATACATCTATAGGAATAATCCATGAATCAATTACCAtcgagaaagaaaaaaaaaaaaaaatagatatatgaaaTGGGTTTTACACCGTTGATCGATAATGTATGTGTTGTCTAAAAAATTTACACGCACTTGTTTCGTGTGTGTTTATGTAATATTTCTCTCCCACTAGCTAGTGCATGTAGAAGATTGATCCAAATATGGTCTTGGATTATGCATCAAATTAATAAGAAGATTATTGAAAAGGATATTCTCACCAATAATGATAAGAGATGCAATTAATTAATAGATCATGTtgcatctaattaattatcCAACGACTGGTATGgtttgtgacggattatttgcgacgataaCGACTATTTGCGacaaaaacagactcattttaacagaaaataattattttcgttgaAAATAACTGGtcataaataaatagttttcttatagcatattaattatttacttgTAGCAgtacttacaaaaaattatgaACTTCCGCTAGCAAGCTAGCTATTCATGGAGACAAAACTCATTCCATATTACGTACGTACGGTTTGTTCTTATAGCAAGGCAATGTGATATTGCTAATAATTAATTTCACTTTGATTCAACATCCCACCTCACCAATTTTTCTATCACACGATACAGCATATTCTAAAATCAGATGGTCGAATTCGATGGGAATACATTTTTTCCCCCccttaaatttgtatatatactaCTTAATTTGTTGATGAATTAAGAAGCCATGTTATGTTGTGGTACTGTATCCATAATTTCGCTCTTGATGACTGCTCTGATAACAAGCCTGCAAAGTGTGATATCAAGTCATATTGTCATTAAAGGCTCGAGTATTTTCTCCCATACATCGATTGGTTTTAGATGGATTAATGACAATTTACAGACAAAGGTCATCATGAGCTCAAATCGTACGTTAAATTAGTCCCAACGTATGCATGATGAAGGAAGGATGTTGGACAGAATGTTTTAAATAGATTACATAATTAGATGGATTGGACAAAACATGAGCATTGTTAGGAAAAGATGGCTCTAGACtctaagtatatatatagttagatGAAGTGtaactaattttaattctttcatattttcttaACATATCTTTGAATCAAATGAACAAAGCCACAGCTTACTACATCACCACcaattttaattatgaaaattttaattcaccaacctttttattatcatcagatgtgacattaaatgatcgCCCCACAAGTGAAACATAATTAATAGTCTCAATTTATTTGATACCACATCATAGAATGGTAGGAAGATGATGATCATATATAAAAGGATTAATGTGGgtaatatgtatatttttttaatgatttcatAATTTCAATGAGCTAAACCTAGCTCAAGATCAGATGAATTAGCTAGATTGGGGCTTTTGGCACTAGGCCGTCAGCATACGTGAATCTATTTCATAGcacaaccaaaaagaaaataaaaacagatgATCAAGAGCATAGATATCCATATTATATGGCTGAGACCAAGATCTTAGGCAGTGTTTTTCTAACCATCTATTCACACATAAATAATTATGTGGTGTAATCATGTAGAAATCCCAAATATATTATCCTTCTACGTTTAGAGAAAAGGGGTaaaaagaaagccaaaaaacaaaaaaacaaaaggagaaaaataatgcAAATTAGTTCTAATCCATCAAATGAGACCGTCTAGGATCTGTAATATTAATCCGCCAATGCTCATCAGGCAACCCCATCTCCCTAGCCTTCTTTGTGTCCCAATCCAACTCAATCCTCCTCCTCTCCGTCAACCCACAAAAACGCTGCAACCCTTCATCCATGGTGTCGTGAAACTTCCACCACCTCCGGTGCGCCACATCGGTCGCATAAACACGTTGGTCTGGAATGTTCCAGTTACAGTCATAGTCCCTATAGCATTGCCATGGCTTCAACCCTAAATAGTGTATAGAATAAACCTTGGGCGGGTCCGCCCCAAACAGCTGGTTCTTAAACCCTGTCTCCACCGTCGTGTTCGCCCAAAAATTCTTCAAGAAATTCACCCTCCTCGGGAACCGGTGCCACCACACAAAGATTTCGTTGAGGAACCCTTGGTCACCGCCGTTGTACGAAATTATGTCTTCTCGATGATCCATGAGCACTCGAAACGTGCAGTTGGAGGGCTCGACAACCATTATGCCAGAGTTGAAGATGGAAACGTCGTTGCCGGTGGCTGACAACTGAGGGAAGTAGAAGAGGATGTCGAGGTTACGTAAAACAAGGACGTCGGAATCAATGAATATGAGTTTTTCGTAGTCAGTAAGTTGCCAAAGTCGGAACTTGCTGTAGTTGTACTCGTTGTACGTGTCCTTCTCGGCTCTAGGGTTGCGTATCCGCTCCATGATGCGTATCTTCCAGCCGGCGGCGGCAAGGGCGTCGCGTTTGGGCGTGGAGATGGAGCTATCTATGAGCAGTATGAGGTCGCGCTTTGTGCCGGTTTGGATGAGGCTTTTGGCGAGGGTTATGGCACCGCAAACATAGGATTCAGAGGAATGAAGAACTGTAACGTAGGCTTCTCGTTTTGGTGTCTTTGTCGAGCTTTGAATCTTGGAGATGTCGAAGACTTCACGTATCCCTGGGAATCAATTCCCAACAACTGTATTAATTTGGGATCTATGAACAACATGCAGTATACTATGCAGGTACttcaagaaataatttttatttttcacagaATTTGAAGAGAAtaatttgttagaatattataattagagAACTGTTATAGACACAAAAAGATCATTACACaatataaactcataaactgatttgaatttatgaaatttgttagatctactttataataaaagtaactttacgaTCTGACATTCTACgtcaaatcacatcagtttatgagtttacttttatataatccttttgtggttaaagtattttctttataattaagttaaattattatatttccaAGATATGGTAGAGATAGATATAGATGTTTCCAAATTCTAAAAGACAATATTACATATGCAGGACTAACTGTGTTTGGCTCCTAGGAAGTAGTTAGGAATGTTTCTTAGAAACAAAGCTAGAGAAAAAACTGTCCCACCCACCAAAAGCTAGATGTCATGACTAAAACTAAAAGCAAGCAAAGACTTTCGTGTGCTCTTTATTTGATATTTCACTTCAAGATAATGCCGCCAACTAAACCACGATGGTATCGAAAATAAATGTAGGAAATAAGCCATAAGTTAAAGGGAGAAGTGTTACGTAGATACacaaaaaaatcttacaaaaataaatctataaataaagatgattttatatgatacgttaaatttattttataataaaagtaattaatttaaaatttaacgtACTATATgaatcatatcagtttataattttatttgttaaattttgtgattttcCTGGTCCGTTGAAATCTCCTTTTGATCAGgttaaataaattacaatatcatACTGAAAACAAGGCGCCTGTAGCTCAGTGGATAGAGCGTCTGTTTCCTAAGCAGAAGGTCATAGGTTCGACCCCTATCTGGCgcgtttctttcttttgttcttcaacttttttgcctATGCTTTGTAAATTACATGAATGCATAAAGAAAACTGAGAATTAAGACTCCAATTGAAACAAAGGACTCGAAGGTTTCTTTAGAATCATGTGCTATGTAATCTTATGATATTTGAATAAGAAAACTGGGAATTGAGATTGAAATTGAAGCAAATTAAGGACGACTCGAATCATTTTTACCTTGTCCCCAAAGTGGTAAAGACAATTTGCAAGACCCAACTGGCAATGAAACCTTCTGCTCCAACCTCCTCATGTCCGACTCAAAAAACCACCAATCTCCTTCTTGTTTCACCAAATCATCGCATCTAAACAGCTCCATCATCGGCCTGCACTTGCTCAAAAACACCACCTTGGTCTTGCTGTACCAGTCTCTCTTCCCTTTCTTCACTGCTAAATTTGCTGCCACAAGATGAACTTGGAGCCTCAACACGTCTCTTGCCCAACCCTTTTCCGGAAACTTGCATGGCAATTGCGCCACAATCATGTCCAAGTTTTCGTACCTTCTGTAATCCGGCATTGGCACCTCAGGGCAGGTTGCGACATCAATCTCTTCCTCCTCGTCTATCCATTCGGGAAACAGATCTTTCCATTCAAAATACTCGGAGACCTGTTCGAATGTGACTGGTATTGTTTCCAAGCTGCGTGCGCTCCATTCGCTCACATCCAGATCTTCCATATTCACCATCCCAATCTTCATTCCTCCCCCATTTCAATCATGAAGCTTGGCATTTCTATCTTGGTCAGGTTTCCTTTAGGCTTTTGTGAATTTGCAGCTTCTGTCTCCTCCAGAACCACCTTCATCTTAAGACCTGTGTCCACCTGCAAAAGTAGCACTCGAAGGTTCAGAATcattaaaagaacaaaaaagaagacaaaaaggtgagaagagagaagaattcTGAGGGGTTGTGGGCAGGAAAAATAGCTTGTGCCGGCTCACCTTACCTTGTGATGGCACTCACGCAATGAACACCTAACAATCGATGCAGCATTCTCAAAGTAAACTGAAGTAGATGGCCGGAGAAGAAGAGATGCATAAACTATAAGGAAGAAAGCAAGGAAGATCAAGTTGATTTTGATCACCAAAGCCCTTGAAGGAATGACCTTCATAATCTTTTGAAGACCAAATCCTTCCTGCATAATGCTATCCAAAAAATCTGTAGTGCATGCCTCAaatagagtgagagagagagctttatatatatctaactaATTACTCCATTTTTCGCAATGAAGCGTAATGGTTAATTATTATGATTAGGACCTTGAAGGAAACTTTTGGATGCAGTGGTTAGAGAGCCTAGGGAgtgtttttaagaaaatctcaaaatcaagaGGGCCAAAACCATTTAAACAACTCCAAGTGGCATTTCCTGTTGTAATCTTGTTGGTTTTCAGTGAAAATCATGCTTAATTTTACTTTCTTATTCCATGCTGTAGGATATTGCTCGTATTTCTAGACAATTTCTTGAGTTCCCTCCCTATCTATACTCGTATATATAGGTTTTTCTTTCGATAAGTGTTcacatatcacatcaaaccacgtcaatttgtaggttttatttttataagatttctttATGACTAAAACACTACTCTTTCCCTTATGATctctagagaaaaaaataaaaataaaaataaaaatgtgaaaagaagcAAATGAAAAAAGGTCCCTTATTCAAATAAAATGgatagaaaaattagaaaaaaaaaaaaaaagtccataaAAATTGTGTCCAGTGTaaaaaaagcaataaaacaAAGCTAGAAATGTGGAAAGAGGCAGGTAAGCAGGCCGTCCAACAACTCTTCGGTTGGGCAGTCGACTTCACGAAAGATAATGTCGCTGTTATCCGTTATGAAATCGTGAATCTCCACCAATATTCTATTTCTAATCATTTACACATTTATGTCCATCTTTTATTcataattgttatttattttatatggttacTTTAGGTTAAATATCAGCACATCAGACAACTCATCAATATGAATGTAGCCCATGTTTTACACGACCTTGTGCCTATGTTTATGGTGAACTATCACAttggaatattattattattatttaaaaaaaaaaaaattctaatcagCCTCCTGATAATGACGAACACGAAGTGGGGTTCTAGTTAATAGACAAATGGGCTATTTGTCCCTTAAATCgatattatttttgtgcatAAATGTGCCATGTGGAGATGGAGCATCCTCTGTTTTGGGCCCTGGATTGCTCTTGTTCTGAGAAATCTCTAACGAACGAATATTGGGCAATATGATGCTTTTGTGTCATATTGCACAATTCAGGTGGCAAAGAGGACCCATCGAGTCCAAACTGGCAAGGCATACGATTACACCAATTTATGGAAATAAAGGTAAAAATCCACTTGTGGGAGACGGCAATATTTATTGAGCAAATGGGTATTATGTTGgcgaaaaattatatttatagttatagaatGTGCTGCACTTTCCTTTTGAAataagtgagtaaatatgaaattcacaaaaaaattaactttttaattgtgaactccactctttttcagaAGGAGTGTGCCGCACTTGCATAACTCatgattgtatataacattactctatctAGATA encodes the following:
- the LOC121241849 gene encoding LOW QUALITY PROTEIN: UDP-glucuronate:xylan alpha-glucuronosyltransferase 2-like (The sequence of the model RefSeq protein was modified relative to this genomic sequence to represent the inferred CDS: inserted 1 base in 1 codon); amino-acid sequence: MQEGFGLQKIMKVIPSRALVIKINLIFLAFFLIVYASLLLRPSTSVYFENAASIVRCSLRECHHKVDTGLKMKVVLEETEAANSQKPKGNLTKIEMPSFMIEMXGGMKIGMVNMEDLDVSEWSARSLETIPVTFEQVSEYFEWKDLFPEWIDEEEEIDVATCPEVPMPDYRRYENLDMIVAQLPCKFPEKGWARDVLRLQVHLVAANLAVKKGKRDWYSKTKVVFLSKCRPMMELFRCDDLVKQEGDWWFFESDMRRLEQKVSLPVGSCKLSLPLWGQGIREVFDISKIQSSTKTPKREAYVTVLHSSESYVCGAITLAKSLIQTGTKRDLILLIDSSISTPKRDALAAAGWKIRIMERIRNPRAEKDTYNEYNYSKFRLWQLTDYEKLIFIDSDVLVLRNLDILFYFPQLSATGNDVSIFNSGIMVVEPSNCTFRVLMDHREDIISYNGGDQGFLNEIFVWWHRFPRRVNFLKNFWANTTVETGFKNQLFGADPPKVYSIHYLGLKPWQCYRDYDCNWNIPDQRVYATDVAHRRWWKFHDTMDEGLQRFCGLTERRRIELDWDTKKAREMGLPDEHWRINITDPRRSHLMD